One Synechococcus sp. Nb3U1 genomic window, GCAAGGCGAAGGGAACCCCTTGAACTTGGGTCAAGTTGGCTAGCATAGTTCACCTGACAAACAGCAAGCAGACTGAATCCGAGCAAAGCGCCCGCATGAGTCTATCAGATCCCTCCGAGGGACTCTCGTTCCTACGGCACGAAGCTCCCGTCAGGAACAATACAGACCGTGTGGCAGCCTTGCGCATTAGAATCGGAGGGTAAATGCTCCTCTGCCGCTTATGAACCAGCTCGCTCCTGGGAAGTTGATCGGTCAGCGCTATCAACTGGTTCAAAGCATCTCGGCGGGTGGTATGGGCCAGGTGTTCAAAGCCATCGACACACGCCTCTTTAATCGCCCGGTGGCGGTGAAGCTCTTGCACCAAAACTTGGCGGGCGATGCCGATACTCAACGGCAACTGCGCAAGCGCTTTGCCCAAGAAATCCGCATTAGCACCCTCTTGGGGGAGCACCCCTTTATTGTGAAGGTGCTGGATTACGGCCTGGAGAACAACCAGCCTTACCTGGTGATGGAATACTTAACGGGGCACAGTTTGGGGGAGCTGATGCTGAAGTACAAACCCATGCCCCCCAACCGTGTGGTCAATATTGCCCGGCAGGTGTGTGCAGGTCTCTACTACGCCCACAGCCTAGAGACCAACCAGGATGGCCATCTCGTCAAGGGGGTGATTCATCGAGATATCAAACCTAGCAACATCTTTGCTATCAAAGATGAAACCTTGGGGGAAACTGTCAAAATCCTCGATTTCGGCATTGCCAAGCTGCTCAGCGATGTCTCTATTGCCCTCGGCACCCAAACCACGGGCTTCTTGGGCACAGTGCGCTATGCCTCACCCGAGCAGGTGCGTGGGGAGGAATTGGATGCTCGATCTGATATCTACTCCTTTGGGGTGGTGCTCTATCGCATGCTGACAGGACAGCAACCCCTGCGACCGAAAACCGATTCTTTCCCCGGTTGGTATGATGCCCACAACTACCAGCCGCCCCAACCTTTTGACCGCTCGGAATTACCCTACGACATTCCGGCGGAGCTGGAACAGGTGGTGCTCTCTTGTCTAGCCAAAGACCCCGACCAGCGGCCTCAGAATATGAAAACCCTGAGTGCTCAATTGGAGGGATCCCTGCAACTGGAGAACACTGCCAGCCCGATTGCCCCGATCTCTCCCATGACGCCGCCAACAACCTCGATTTTTTCGGAGCGTACTCTAGCGGCAATGGATGGTCGGGAAGGCACTCACCTGCTTGCTTCTCCCCCAGAATCGAAGATTAAGGTTTTGCCCCTCTGGGTGGGGATAGCCCTTTTTGTGGTCATCTCGGGGGGAACTTTCCTGGGCTTGCGCCTGTTGTTAACCCCGGCGGAAAGAATCCAAACACCGCCTGTTACCCCCGAACTGCCTGACACAGAGGTCAGGGATCCCTCCGAAACCCGTGATTCTCTGGAAGACTGGTTGCTGCGGGATCCCCAAGGGGAGCTGGTGTTTGAAGATGACCCTGCCATTCCCGATCCTCCTGAAACAAAGCCCGAGAGCAAATCTGAAATTACAGAAGCAACTCCCGAACCGAATCCCAGCCCTCCCCCGACTCAGCCAGTAGCTCCTGTTCCCGTTGCCCCTGTGCCTACATCAGTTGCCCCTCAGCCGCCGCCACCCCCCTCTGTGGCTACCCCAACTCCACCTTCACCTGTTGCTGCTCCTGTTACCCCCGTCCCAGCCCAACCCATCAATCAACCGTTGTTCCCACAGGGAAATCCGGTGAGTCCCCCTGCACCTACCCCTACTGCTGTTGTTCCCGATGCAGCTCCGACCCCCAGCCGCTTGCAGCAATTGCGAGAGAATCGGGAACACCTAGGAGGGGATTAGACCCCGTCAACTCCGCAATCGATCTCCATACAGCCTCAATACAACAAAAGAGGATCCCGATGATAGCCATCCGGATCCTCCGCAAAAGGTCAACCTGTTCTATCTGACCCTTAGGTTGCTAGTCATGAATAGGATCCCCCGTAAGCGGATCCCAAAACAAGCCGATTCAAGCAGTAGCCAGACGGGCATTAGCGGCATCCCAATTCACCAGGTGCTCCAAGTAGGTACTGATGAAGTCAGGGCGCTTGTTTTGGTAGTCCAGGTAGTAGGCGTGCTCCCACACATCCAAAGTGAGGAGCGGAGTTTGTCCATGCACCAAGGGGTTTTCGGCGTTAGGGGTTTTGGTCACTTTCAGGGTGCCATTCTCCAGCACCAACCAAGCCCAACCACTTCCGAACTGAGTGGCAGCAGCAGTTTTGAAAGCTTCCACAAATTTGTCGTAGCCGCCGAAATCGGCATTGATCTTATCGGCAATAGCGCCGGTAGGCGCACCACCTCCACCCGGCTTCATAGATTCCCAGAAGAAGGTGTGATTCCAGACTTGGGCCGCGTTGTTGAAGATGCCCGCTTTGGCCGGATCCCCGAAGGTAGCCTTGACGATCTCCTCCAAGGATTGGCCAGCCAGATCGGTACCTTCAATCAGTTTGTTCAGGTTGGCGACATAGGCAGCGTGGTGTTTGCCGTGATGGAAGGAGAAAGTCTCCGCCGACATGTAAGGCTGTAGCGCATCGGAGGCGTAGGGCAGAGCCGGGAGTTCAAAAGCCATAATCGTCTGTCCTCTGTGTCTTGTGCGAAGGAGCGCAAGGAAGTCAGGAGTCTACCTGTTACCTTTCTTTGCAGTCTCAGTGTAACTCAGAATGATTACGCTTTGAGATCCCAGTTGACCTCTCCCACCTGGGAAAAAAGATAGTCTTCTCGGTCATTGAGGGCGGGCAAACTGGTTCGGGCTGGGAAAATCTTGGGCCGGGATCCCTTCTAAGGCTTCGGTCATGAACCGTTTCCAGGTAGGAGCCACAAAAGCACCACCCGCTGTGCCTGAGAGCATCGGGGAGTTGTCGTCGTTGCCAATCCAAATCGCCGTGGAAAGCTGCGGTACATAGCCAATAAACCAGGCATCCCGAAAATCTGAGGTGGTTCCCGTTTTGCCCGCCACGGGCCGCCCATCATCTAGCCGGGCTGCCGTACCCGTGCCACTCGTCACTACCCCCTTGAGGATTTGGTTAAGAACCGCCACCGACCAGGGATCCAAGACCGGCTCCAGGCTGGGTTTGGCCTCAAAGAGAATTTGGCCGTTGCGATCCACCACCTGGGCCAAAAGGGTTGGCTCCAGGGCATGGCCTCCATTGGCAAACACCGCATAGCTAGCGGCCATTTCCAGCGGGCTAATGCTGGCAGAACCCAAGGCCGTGGCCAGGTTGGGGAACATCTCAGCGCTAATACCTGTGGCTTGGGCGGCTGCGATCACATTGCGGATCCCGACATCGTCCGCCAATTTCACAGTAGGCACGTTGCGAGACAGTTCCAGGGCACGCGCGAAGGAGAGGGAACCGTAGAAGGTATTGTCGTAATTTTTGGGGCTGTAGGGCGGGGATCCCGGATAGGTGATCGGGGTATCTTCCAAAATGCTACCGGGTGAATAGCGCCCTGTGGCCAAGGCTGTGTAGAACACATAGGGCTTAAAGGTGGATCCGGTTTGGCGGAAGGCTTGGGTGGCGCGGTTAAACTGCCCTCGCTGAGCGTTGATCCCTCCTACAACCGCCTTGACATATCCTGTACGCGGATCCACAGCGGCCAAAGCCATTTGGTTGGCCCGTCGAGCCGCAGCAATACGGGGGCCATCTTCGTTGACAATGCGCTGGGCGATCCGTTGCAGGCGCAGATCAATGGTGGACTGAACCCGTAACCCTCCCTGCATCAGGGCTTGTTCCCCGTAGCGACGACGAAGCTCTGCCTCAATGGCATCGGTAACAGCCGGGGCATTGCTTTGGAAGGAGGTGATGTGACCCAGGGTCAATTCTTGATCACGGGCGGCTTGCGCTTCTTCGGGGGTGATCCAATTCAGTTCCAGCAGGCGATCCAACACCAACCGTTGCCGCCGCTTGGCCCCCTCCAGGTTACGAAAAGGGCTGAGGGTTTCCGGGGCAGGCAGGATCCCGGCCAACAGGGCGGATTCGGCTAGGTTTAGCTCTGCCGCATCCTTGTTGAAGTAGCTACGAGCCGCTGTCTGAATGCCGTAGAGATTGTGCCCCCAATACACCTGATTGAGGTACATCTCTAGGATCTCGTCTTTGCTGAAGACTTGCTCCATGCGCACCGCCAATACGGCCTCGGCTACTTTGCGGCTCAGACTCCGCTCTGGAGTTAAGAACAGGTTTTTTACCAACTGCATCGTCAGGGTGGAGCCGCCGCCTGCAGAGCCAATTCCCCCTTCCACACTGCCCAAGATCACCCGACCCAAGCTGATCGGGTTAATGCCTTGGTGGGTGTAAAAATGGCTATCTTCAATGGCCAGCAGCGCCTTTTTCATTTCCGGTGAGACTTCTTCCACCGAGATCACTTCCCGGTTGGCTTCCCCGTGTAAGCTGGCTATCGGTTCCCCCCGAATATCGACAATGTGGGTGGTGGCAATGGGTACGTAGTCCCGCAGTTGATGCACATCCGGCAGATTGCGGAAGCTGATGGCCAACCCCACCAACCCGGCAGCCGTAGCGGTGGAGCCGAGCAGCAGGGATCCCAAGAGCAAATTCCCAACCGTACCCGCAACTTGGGCAATCAAAGAAGGTCGTGGTGCTGGCGAATGGTCGGCTTGCCCGTTGAACCGTGCTGGGCGACGAGGGGGACGACCTGAAGCGGGGTCTTTTGCCCACGGTGCCGATTGTTTGCGACTATACGCCACGTCCACAACCCCAACAAACCTGACTTATTATAAGTCTCTCCCTGTAGGCAAAGCAGGTTCAGGGATCCTCACAGAAAACCGGATCAACCCCATTGACAGCCCCATTGACAGATAGAAGCAGAAAGGCAGACCCTCCCCTAAAAACCCTCAACAGACTTTCCTGAGAGGCCCACGTAAGTGAAAATCGTGAAATGTGTCGAGCCGGATGGAGCAGGTTTTGAGTACATCGCCAACATCAGTCCCGCCAGCTGTTGCCCCTTTCGGCAAGCGGGATCCCTTGATTGCCCAGATTACCGAGCGTGGGGTAGCGGAGATTTTCCCCGGTGGAGCGGCGGCCTTAGCCGAGCGTTTGACACAGACGGATCGCCCTTTGCGGATTAAGTTGGGTATTGATCCGACCCGACCGGATTTACACCTAGGCCATTCGGTGGCCTTGCGCAAGTTGAGGCAGTTTCAGGATGCGGGCCATGTGGCGATATTGTTGATTGGGGATTTTACGGCTCTAGTCGGGGATCCGACGGGGCAATCGGAGGCACGTCCACGTTTAACACCTGCAGAAGTGGAGGACAATGCCCGTACCTATTTGGATCAAGCGCGTCAGATTTTGGATTTTGACACTCCTGGCCGGTTGGAGTTGCGGCGCAACAGCGAATGGCTGGCAGGGCTGACCCTCACCCAGATGATCGAGCTACAGGCCCAGATGACCTTGGGGCAAATGTTGGCCAAAGAAGATTTTGCCCAGCGCTACCAATCGGGTACGCCAGTATACCTGCACGAGTTTCTCTATCCACTCCTGCAGGGCTATGATTCTGTGGCTCTAGAGGCGGATGTGGAATTGGGGGGAACCGACCAACGCTTTAATCTGCTCACGGGACGGGACTTACAAATCTGGAAAGGACAAACGCCGCAGTTTTGCCTGACGGTGCCGCTGCTGGAAGGCTTGGATGGCTACCAAAAAATGTCCAAGTCCAAAAACAATTACGTTGGGCTGACGGAGGATCCCCTCACCATGTACTCCAAGCTGGAGAAGGTGCCGGATCCTCTGGTGGAGCGTTATTTTGAATTGCTCACCCAGATCCCACTTTCCGAGTTGCCCGACAACCCAAGAGAGCGTCAAATGCTGCTGGCGAAGACGATTGTGGAGCAGTTTCACTCCCCTGAAGCCGCCGAAGCAGCTCAGCGTACGGCTCAATCTTTGGTTTTACAAGGCAGCACCGACGAGACGGGATCCATCCCCACCTTTCTCATCGATCCTATTCAATATCCTGCCAAGCTCACCTACATTTTGCGAGAATCAGGCCTGTGCAAGAGTGCTGCCGAGGCCCGCAGGCAGATTCAAGGGGGCGCTGTGCGCTTGGATGGCCAAAAGATTGCCGATCCAGAGCTGGAGTTTGCCAATCCCTCCGAGCTGACAGGGCGCATCCTACAGGTAGGCAAAAAAGCGTTCCGTCGTCTGATCATGGGCATAGATTGAAGATCTCAGTAAAGATCTCAGTAGGCCCAGATGGCTTTGAACCCGGATCCCGATTTCCATTTCTTCGGCTTGGGTTGGGGGTGAGGGACAGCAGGTTCAGGTTTGGGTTTATGGGATCCCGCTTCGGCTAGAGCCTCCGTGAGCTTTTGCCTCACCAGTTCTCGGGTTTCCAAAACATTGGTTTCTGCTGCCCATTCTGGCGAGTCTTGGACGGGATCATCCTCGGAAGTAAATTCAAGATCGTAGATCTCATTGCGATAGTCGGGACTAAGCCATTCCCAGGCACGCAAGTCGTAAAAATAAGGGAAGAGGCGCACGATACACTCGATGTCCAAATGTTCGGCAAAGCGACGAAAGGCTTCTTCTTCGGAAACCGGAAAAGGAGCATAGTGATCGGAGACAAACCACTTGAGAAACTTGCGGGCCTCTGGAATAATTTGCTCTGCGATCATGGATCCCACAGCGGCTGTATTGAAACAATTCACCAACAGATGTTCCAGCATCACCGCGTTGTACTCGGCAAAGCAGGTTTGCTCACGGGTATCCACCGGTTGCCAGGGCATATTGCCGTTGGCGGCAATCAGTAGATGAACCAAATCATGGGATGGGTTGGTTTGAATGTAGCCATGCCCCTCTAGCTTGACACCGTCACAGCTAAAGAGCTGGTGCTGTGGGCTCCAGTAGAACTTCAGTTGCTTTGCCACCATGACCTAATCGTCCTCCTCACCCAGGGGATCCCTTTCCAACTGAACCCAGGATCCCAAGCCAATGATTTGCAAATTATCTTCTGAGTGTAGCAAAGCACCTCCGCTGGGTTGGTAGCCCTGAGCCGGAATGGATCCCGATATCCGATTCAACCGGTTCAACGCTTGCCGCCGGTAACGCAAGGATGTCAGGCTGAGAACAAAGTGCTTTTCGTGGCGATTATGATTCAGCAAGTTAAACGGGCACTCTCCTGGTCACAGCTCAGTCTTTGGGGAATCGGCCTGATCTGTGTCCTTTTCTGGGCGGTTCCAGCACTGGCCCTTCCGCAAGGGAATGCCATCACGGATGCTCGTACCCTCCTACGACAAGCCTTACCCATTCAGGAGTCCAGCT contains:
- a CDS encoding serine/threonine-protein kinase — translated: MNQLAPGKLIGQRYQLVQSISAGGMGQVFKAIDTRLFNRPVAVKLLHQNLAGDADTQRQLRKRFAQEIRISTLLGEHPFIVKVLDYGLENNQPYLVMEYLTGHSLGELMLKYKPMPPNRVVNIARQVCAGLYYAHSLETNQDGHLVKGVIHRDIKPSNIFAIKDETLGETVKILDFGIAKLLSDVSIALGTQTTGFLGTVRYASPEQVRGEELDARSDIYSFGVVLYRMLTGQQPLRPKTDSFPGWYDAHNYQPPQPFDRSELPYDIPAELEQVVLSCLAKDPDQRPQNMKTLSAQLEGSLQLENTASPIAPISPMTPPTTSIFSERTLAAMDGREGTHLLASPPESKIKVLPLWVGIALFVVISGGTFLGLRLLLTPAERIQTPPVTPELPDTEVRDPSETRDSLEDWLLRDPQGELVFEDDPAIPDPPETKPESKSEITEATPEPNPSPPPTQPVAPVPVAPVPTSVAPQPPPPPSVATPTPPSPVAAPVTPVPAQPINQPLFPQGNPVSPPAPTPTAVVPDAAPTPSRLQQLRENREHLGGD
- a CDS encoding superoxide dismutase, with protein sequence MAFELPALPYASDALQPYMSAETFSFHHGKHHAAYVANLNKLIEGTDLAGQSLEEIVKATFGDPAKAGIFNNAAQVWNHTFFWESMKPGGGGAPTGAIADKINADFGGYDKFVEAFKTAAATQFGSGWAWLVLENGTLKVTKTPNAENPLVHGQTPLLTLDVWEHAYYLDYQNKRPDFISTYLEHLVNWDAANARLATA
- a CDS encoding transglycosylase domain-containing protein — encoded protein: MAYSRKQSAPWAKDPASGRPPRRPARFNGQADHSPAPRPSLIAQVAGTVGNLLLGSLLLGSTATAAGLVGLAISFRNLPDVHQLRDYVPIATTHIVDIRGEPIASLHGEANREVISVEEVSPEMKKALLAIEDSHFYTHQGINPISLGRVILGSVEGGIGSAGGGSTLTMQLVKNLFLTPERSLSRKVAEAVLAVRMEQVFSKDEILEMYLNQVYWGHNLYGIQTAARSYFNKDAAELNLAESALLAGILPAPETLSPFRNLEGAKRRQRLVLDRLLELNWITPEEAQAARDQELTLGHITSFQSNAPAVTDAIEAELRRRYGEQALMQGGLRVQSTIDLRLQRIAQRIVNEDGPRIAAARRANQMALAAVDPRTGYVKAVVGGINAQRGQFNRATQAFRQTGSTFKPYVFYTALATGRYSPGSILEDTPITYPGSPPYSPKNYDNTFYGSLSFARALELSRNVPTVKLADDVGIRNVIAAAQATGISAEMFPNLATALGSASISPLEMAASYAVFANGGHALEPTLLAQVVDRNGQILFEAKPSLEPVLDPWSVAVLNQILKGVVTSGTGTAARLDDGRPVAGKTGTTSDFRDAWFIGYVPQLSTAIWIGNDDNSPMLSGTAGGAFVAPTWKRFMTEALEGIPAQDFPSPNQFARPQ
- the tyrS gene encoding tyrosine--tRNA ligase, producing the protein MSTSPTSVPPAVAPFGKRDPLIAQITERGVAEIFPGGAAALAERLTQTDRPLRIKLGIDPTRPDLHLGHSVALRKLRQFQDAGHVAILLIGDFTALVGDPTGQSEARPRLTPAEVEDNARTYLDQARQILDFDTPGRLELRRNSEWLAGLTLTQMIELQAQMTLGQMLAKEDFAQRYQSGTPVYLHEFLYPLLQGYDSVALEADVELGGTDQRFNLLTGRDLQIWKGQTPQFCLTVPLLEGLDGYQKMSKSKNNYVGLTEDPLTMYSKLEKVPDPLVERYFELLTQIPLSELPDNPRERQMLLAKTIVEQFHSPEAAEAAQRTAQSLVLQGSTDETGSIPTFLIDPIQYPAKLTYILRESGLCKSAAEARRQIQGGAVRLDGQKIADPELEFANPSELTGRILQVGKKAFRRLIMGID